Below is a window of Defluviimonas sp. SAOS-178_SWC DNA.
CATCGAGGAGGAGCGCCCGGGGTTCGGCCAGAAGCGTCCGCATCAGCGCCGCGCGTGCGCGCTGGCCACCGGATAGCGTGGCCGGATCGCGGTCGTAAAAGCCGGAAAGACCCGCCTGATCAAGGGCCGCCTCGACCGCGGCGCGCCGTTTCGACCGGCCGCGCAGGTCGCGGGCAAGACCGAAGGCGAGGTTATCGCCCACGGAGAGATGCGGGAAGAGAAGCGCGTCCTGGAACAGGATGCCGATCCGCCGCGCCTCGGCCGGAAGCCGGGTGACGTCGCGGCCATTCAGCAGGACCCGCCCGGTCGCCTCGAACCCGGCGGAAAGATGGCCGCCGATGAAGTCGATCAGCGTCGATTTTCCAATGCCGGA
It encodes the following:
- a CDS encoding ATP-binding cassette domain-containing protein — protein: MSALELLDVSIRPCESPAPLFAPLTLRVPAGSVTTIIGPSGIGKSTLIDFIGGHLSAGFEATGRVLLNGRDVTRLPAEARRIGILFQDALLFPHLSVGDNLAFGLARDLRGRSKRRAAVEAALDQAGLSGFYDRDPATLSGGQRARAALMRTLLAEPRALLLDEPFSKLDPDRRAEIRAFVFDHIRERGVPVLMVSHDVEDAEAASGPLVALE